The window TTTACTTACACGAGACCTACATCATATATACGTTGCGGAATCTTGACCATGGCAGAGCGATGGGAAAAACTACTGGACTTAAAGACAAGTTATCAGACGGAAGATTATTTACAAATCAAATACCCGATAAAGGAGACCAGTGATAACCTGGTTGTAGCAGGTCATATTTTTGCTACAGATAAGTTGGCTGCTGCCATCCTTAATCTTGAAATAGGGCAGAAGCTACTTGCAGGAAATAACATCGTTGCTTATCGAGCGGAGAAAATCCACACGCCAACCATTGAACTGACTCAAGTATTGTTTACTGAAGAAGATGTGGACGGGATTTTCAACACCTGGGACATCTTCTCAAAAAATGGAAAAGCCCTTCAAGCTGACTTTGATTTAATTACAAAAGGAAGAAAAAGCCAACCCATTCCTGCTAGTGTACAAACCGTAAATCCAGAACAAATATTCCTAGAAGAAGGAGCAGTGGTGCAATTCTCTATTCTAAACGCATCTACAGGACCTATTTACATAGGTAAAAATGCAGAGGTTATGGAAGGTTCCATTATTCGTGGCAGCTTTGCGTTATGTGAGCACAGCGCAACAAAACTGGGAACTAAAGTGTATGGCCCAACGACAATCGGACCGCATTCTAAAATTGGTGGCGAGGTGAATAATTCGGTGATTTTTGGATATTCGAATAAAGGTCATGAAGGTTTCCTAGGCAACAGCGTGCTAGGCGAGTGGTGCAACATAGGCGCCGATACTAATACGAGCAACCTCAAAAACAATTATGCCGAGGTCAAATTATGGAACTATGAGACAGGAAGATTTGCCGCTACTGGTTTGCAGTTTTGTGGTTTGATGATGGGAGATCACTCTAAATGTGGTATCAATACCATGTTCAATACAGGAACCGTTGTGGGCGTGAGTGCTAACATTTACGGTGCCGGATTCCCACGTAATTTCATACCCAGTTTTTCATGGGGTGGTCCACAAGGCACCATGACCTACAAACCTTCTAAAGCCTATGAAGTCGCTCATGTAGTCATGCAACGTCGAGGATTGACCTTAGATCAAACCGATATAGATATTTTAGATGCGGTATTTGAAAAGACAAGTAAGTACCGTAAGGATTAATCAGCTCGCACGTATTTTTCAGCGCAGGCTTCCATACATTGATAATTGACAACCAAAACACCAATCTCTTTGTCCAAGGTATAGGTAGCTTTACAGTCTTCCAATTGGAAACCTTTATCTGAAGGGTTCCAAGTGGCTACGGTACCTTCTTGAAAATTGTTTCCCATGCACACATTTTCATTAGAAATTACAGTTCCATAAGCGGTGAACAATAAAGTTTTATCGCTGTTCACTCTATGAAAAGTCGCCTTGCCATCGCCTATATCACTCAAGGATTCCACGTGTTTCCAGGCACCGATTAAGTCATTATCCACTTCTTGATCATCGCAAGAGGTGGTAAGTATGGCAAGAACAAATACTGCTAGAAATCTCATAATCATTTTTTTGAATTTTAACCTACTCCAACTTTTCAAGCCTTTGTTTAAATTGTTATTTTAGATGCTTTGTCTAAAATTATGAAATACCTACCAACTCTAGCGTCCTATCTGATTGTTTTTTGTTCCGCTTTCGCACCGTGTCAAGCACGGCATACACTTGATAAGTTCGCTTTCGCGAAAGCGAACTTCATCAAAGCGCAATCCACAGAAAACCCACAACAATTCAAAGGCTTCTTCAACTTCATCTATGATGATGACAAAGGAACCATACTGCTGGAAGTGAAGGAGTTGGATAAAGAATTCTTATACGTTCACTCGTTGTCTACTGGTTTAGGTTCTAATGATATAGGGCTGGATCGAGGACAATTAGGCGATGGTGTAGTTGTGAAATGGGTGAAAGCAGGAAATAAATTACTGTTAGTACAACCTAATCAACGATACCGAGCCATCACCAGCAATGAGGAGGAGCGCAAATCTGTTGAGCAAGCTTTTGCAAGATCCGTTATTTATGGATTTGAGATTAAAGACGATAAAAAAGAGAAGACTGAAGTGAGTAAAGGAACCTATACCATCGACTTAACTCCTTTTTTAATGGAAGATGCGCATGGCGTAGCAAAACGATTGAAAGACCGCAATCAAGGTACTTATAAAATAGAAAAATCCAGAAGTGTACTCTGGTTAGAGAACACCAAGGCATTTCCTAAAAATGTAGAATTTGAAGCACTGCTTACTTTTACTGGTGAAGCAAAAGACAGTGATATACGCAGTGTGGCTCCAGATGCCGAATCAGTTAGCGTGATTCAGCATCACAGTTTTGTGGAATTACCAGATGATAATTTTGAGCCTAGAGCCTTCCATCCTAGATCAGGTTCGTTTTACACCAGTTACCTGGACTACAGCAGCCCCATAGGTACCCCAATGGAAAAGCGGTGGATCACCCGACACCGATTGGAGAAGAAAAACCCGCAAGCAGCAATGAGCGAAGCGGTAGAAACTATTATTTATTACTTAGATCGAGGAACACCAGAACCAGTACGTAGTGCTTTGTTAGAAGGTGCCGGCTGGTGGAATCAGGCTTTTGAAAGCGCAGGTTACACAAATGCCTTTCAAGTCAAAATGCTTCCTGAAGGCGCTGATCCGATGGATTGCCGTTACAATGTGATCCAGTGGGTACATCGCAGTACCAGAGGTTGGAGTTATGGTGGTAGTGTGACAGACCCAAGAACAGGAGAAATAATAAAGGGTCATGTAAGTTTAGGGAGTTTGCGCATACGTCAGGACTACATGCTCGCTCAGGGAATGTTGAAAGAACCATTTGCTAACGGTCAAGAATCGCCAGAGATGCTGAAAATGGCGCTAGCAAGAATCCGTCAGCTGGGAGCTCATGAAGTAGGTCATACTCTGGGTTTTGCACATAATTATGCAGCCAGTGTGAGCGATCGCGCTAGTGTTATGGATTATCCGCATCCTAAATATGATCTAGTTGATGGAGAAATAAGCTTGGCTGATGCCTATGATACGGGAATAGGAGAGTGGGATAAATTGACGGTTCAATATTCTTATGGAACACCAGAGGAAAATGAGACTGAAAAAGACTTTTTGTTGAGAATTATCAAGAAGGCAGAATATGAAAATCTTCAATTTATAAGTGATAGCGATGCTAGAGCAACCACAGGCGCTCATGCCGATGCTCATTTATGGGATGGAGGTGAAAACGCAGTGACTGAATTGAACCGAATGATGAAAGTGCGTGAGGTTGCGATGAATCAATTTGGAGTGAATAATGTTGCTGATGGTCAGCCTTTAAGTGTTTTGGAAGATGTATTTGTTCCTGTGTATTTTTCACACCGCTATCAGGTGGAAGCAGCATCTAAGCTGGTAGGAGGGATGCGCTATTCCTATGCTATGAAAAAGGATCAAGCATTTGAGTATGTTTCCAAAAGCGAACAAAAATCGGCACTCAGCGCGTTACTGAATACATTGAAAGTAGAGCAATTGGCCATTCCGCAAGGGGTGTTGAGTTTATTTCCGCCACGGGCTTATGGGTATAATAGAGATCGTGAAAGTTTCAAATCGCAAACTGGAGTCGCTTTTGACCCTGTAGCTGCTGCCGCAACCAGTGCAGATGTGACTCTAGACTTTTTGCTGAACTCCACTCGATTAAATCGCGTGGCACAGCAAGCTATTTATGATGAAGATGCCTTGAACTTAGAAGAAGTTTTAGATCAAACCACAGAGCTTGTAACCAATCAGAGATATAGATCTGCTTATGAAAAACTTATCAAAACCAGATTGGAAGAACAACTATTGCTCAAGTATTTAGGATTGCTATCGAGTAGAGCAACTACGGCTACCGTTGCTGCGGGAGTTTATCAACAAGTGCTGGAGCTCTACGACCGGTATGATGGTTCTAAAGATGCAAATGACCAATTTCTAGCTGCCATGATTGAAGATTATCGATTGCACCCAGAAAATTATGAAGCTGCAGTGGTACCAGGCATTCCGGATGGGAGTCCTATTGGGAGTTGTGGGATGTAGAATTTTGTGATGTTTTTTCTTCTAGTGTAAAGAAAGTGTGCTTTTCAAGGATTTGAGACACCCATCTCTTATCTTCCCTCAAGGGAAGACGATACATGGTGCTGGATTTAGTCTAGACGGTAAATTCTGATATCAATTGTTTCCCTTGAGGGAAATGCCGAAGGCAAAAGGTGTAGCAGAGTGATTGAAATACTTAATTAAATGGTTGTTAGAGAGTTGGTTGATGGAATATGATAATCCACGAATGACGGTAAAACACCCATCTCTTATCTTCCCTCAAGGGAAGACGATACATGGTGCTGCATTTAGTCTAGACGGTAAATTCTAATATCACTTGTTTCCCTTGAGGGAAATGCCGAAGGCAATGGATGTTAAAATATAAATCATGAAGTTTTGAAATATTCGAAATGAGAAACCACAACATTTTACCCTATTCACCCGCAGCAAGAGATTTATCCAAACGTTTGCGAATTAAAATGACAATAACTGAAAAGCTATTTTGGGAACAAGTCAAGCAGTCCAAACTTGGTGTGGTTGTTAGAAGGCAAATGCCGATACTAGATTATGTAGTTGATTTTTACATCAAAGAAATTGGATTGGCTATCGAATTGGATGGCTTTTCCCATGATAACAATGTTCTTGAAGATGGAAAGAGGCAAGGTAGGATTGAGGAATTGGGAGTGACATTTATTCGATTTAGAAATGAACAGATTCAAAAAAATATGGATGAGGTTCTATTAGAATTAAAAGGATTAATTGCTGACTTGAAAAAATAACAACTCAAAACACCCATCTCTTATCTTCCCTCAAGGGAAGACGATACATGGTGCTGCATTTAGTCTAGACGGTAAATTCTGATATCACTTGTTTCCCTTGAGGGAAATGCCGAAGGCAAAGGGTGTTAGAGAGTGATTGGAATACTGACTGAAAATTCCGAATGCAAAAGACGTTAGAGAGTGATTGAAATACTAATCGAACCACTATATCCCACTCACCGCAGCCTCCGCACATCGTTCTCCATCCATCGCAGCACTCACAATACCACCCGCATAACCACCACCTTCACCACAAGGGAATAAATTACTGATTTGTGGATGTTCTAGAGTATCGTTTCTTGGAATCTTCACGGGTGATGAGGTTCTAGACTCTACACCTACAATGTTGGCTTCATTAGTATTATAACCATGCATTTTATCTCCAAAGGCTTGAAATCCTTTACGCAATCGACTGCCTAAATGTTTAGGCAGCAAACTGTGTAATGGTGCACTCAATAAACCTGGCTGATAGGAGCATTCATTTAAACTACTTGATAATTTCCCCTCAACAAAATCAGTCAATCGTTGTGCTGGTGCGGTTTGCGATCTTCCGCCAGCAGTGTAGGAAATACGTTCTAGGCTTTTTTGAAATTCCAGTCCAGCAAGAGCACCGTATTGAGCAAACGATCTCAAATCTTCTTCGGCATTGATTTCTACCACAATACCGCTGTTGGCAAACTTGTTATTTCGTCTTGATGGTGACATACCATTAACAACGACCTCTCCATCTTCAGTAGCTGCAGGGACTATAAACCCGCCTGGGCACATACAAAATGAATATACACCACGTCCTTTTACTTGTTGAACAAGACTGTATGATGCTGCTGGCAGCAGGTCAGGACGTTCCATACCACAATTGTACTGTATGGAGTCAATAATGTGCTGTGGATGCTCGACACGCACGCCCATGGCAAATGATTTGGCCTCTATCTCAATTTTCTTTTTGTCCAGTAAATGAAAGATATCTCTAGCACTATGACCAGTAGCAAGGATGACGCGCTCCACGGCCATTTCGTGCCCGTTATCTAGAATGATGGCTCTTATTTTTTGATCTTTTATTTCAAAGTCGGTCACCTTAGTCTCAAAATGAATCTCACCACCGTAATTCAAAATGGTTTCCCGTATGCGTTGTATGATTTTAGGTAATTTGTTCGTGCCTATATGCGGATGCGCGTCTACTAGAATTTCGTGGGTTGCACCGTGAAAAACTAAGTTTTCGAAAATGCGACGCACGTCACCTCGTTTCAAACTACGCGTGTAGAGTTTCCCGTCGCTATAGGTTCCTGCACCACCCTCACCAAAGCAATAGTTGGAATCAGCATTCACCACATGATCTTGATTGATGGCTTTGATGTCGCGACGGCGTTTTTGCACGTCTTTGCCTCGTTCTAAAACTATAGGTTTGTAGCCCAGCTCAATGCAACGCAAGGCAGCATACATACCTGCAGGTCCAAAACCTATGATGTGGATTTCCTTAGCACTAGAAACATCTTGATAATCAAAATGATATTCAGATTCCTTCGGGAGCTCTTCGTTGATATAAACAGCAAGCTTGTAATTGAATACGACAACCTTTTTACGCGCATCTATAGATTTGCGTAATACTACCACGCCATTGATTTTTGAGGCATCCTCAACTAGAAAGGCCGCAGCTCTTTTAGTCAAATTGGGATCCTGTTCTTCCTCAGGTAGACTTACGCGCAGCTGTATCTCTTTGATCATGTCGCAAATTTATGGATTTGTAAGCAGATACTGCGGGCAATTGATATAGTAGAATTCAATGCTTTGCACTAATTTTAGAGCCTATGAAAAATACATATTTCTTTCTACTGGTTATTATTGTTCAATTTACAAACGCACAAGACTATTATTTTCCAGAGCGCAATGAAAGCTGGCAACCTATCTCTCCTGTTGAGGCTTCTATAGACTCCAATAAACTGGATGCGGTTATCGCTTTCGCGAAAGCGAACGAATATTCAGGTTCAAGGGATTTAAGAATTGCCATCCTAGAAGGATTTAAAAGCGAGCCGTTCCACGAGATACAAGGTCCTACCAAAAAACGCGGCGGGCCGGCGGGAATGATTCTTAAAAATGGAAAATTAGTGACTCAATGGGGCGACACGAAGCGGGTGGATATGACTTTTTCTGTGACAAAAAGCTTTCTGTCCACGGTTGCGGGACTGGCAGTAGATCAAGGATTGATAGCCAATGTTGATGATAAAGTGCAGTCCTATGTTTGGGACGATACATTTGCAGGCAGGCACAATTCTCAAATTACCTGGAGCCAATTGCTACAGCAAAACAGTGCCTGGCAAGGAACGCTTTTTGGCGGGCAAGATTGGGCAGATCGACCACCACGAGAAGGAGGTATTGATGACTGGAAATACGCGAAGCCCGCAACTCCAGGTACGGTTATGGAATATAACGATGTGCGTGTGAATGTGCTAGCTTACAGTTTACTACAGGTGTGGCGTCAACCTTTACCTCAAGTGTTAAAAGAGCATGTAATGGATCGAATAGGCGCTTCTACTACCTGGCGCTGGTACGGCTATAAAGATGCTTGGGTAGATGTGGACGGGCTGCAAATGA of the Nonlabens marinus S1-08 genome contains:
- a CDS encoding GlmU family protein, encoding MNLVLADFNQHTPLLPFTYTRPTSYIRCGILTMAERWEKLLDLKTSYQTEDYLQIKYPIKETSDNLVVAGHIFATDKLAAAILNLEIGQKLLAGNNIVAYRAEKIHTPTIELTQVLFTEEDVDGIFNTWDIFSKNGKALQADFDLITKGRKSQPIPASVQTVNPEQIFLEEGAVVQFSILNASTGPIYIGKNAEVMEGSIIRGSFALCEHSATKLGTKVYGPTTIGPHSKIGGEVNNSVIFGYSNKGHEGFLGNSVLGEWCNIGADTNTSNLKNNYAEVKLWNYETGRFAATGLQFCGLMMGDHSKCGINTMFNTGTVVGVSANIYGAGFPRNFIPSFSWGGPQGTMTYKPSKAYEVAHVVMQRRGLTLDQTDIDILDAVFEKTSKYRKD
- a CDS encoding zinc-dependent metalloprotease, with protein sequence MKYLPTLASYLIVFCSAFAPCQARHTLDKFAFAKANFIKAQSTENPQQFKGFFNFIYDDDKGTILLEVKELDKEFLYVHSLSTGLGSNDIGLDRGQLGDGVVVKWVKAGNKLLLVQPNQRYRAITSNEEERKSVEQAFARSVIYGFEIKDDKKEKTEVSKGTYTIDLTPFLMEDAHGVAKRLKDRNQGTYKIEKSRSVLWLENTKAFPKNVEFEALLTFTGEAKDSDIRSVAPDAESVSVIQHHSFVELPDDNFEPRAFHPRSGSFYTSYLDYSSPIGTPMEKRWITRHRLEKKNPQAAMSEAVETIIYYLDRGTPEPVRSALLEGAGWWNQAFESAGYTNAFQVKMLPEGADPMDCRYNVIQWVHRSTRGWSYGGSVTDPRTGEIIKGHVSLGSLRIRQDYMLAQGMLKEPFANGQESPEMLKMALARIRQLGAHEVGHTLGFAHNYAASVSDRASVMDYPHPKYDLVDGEISLADAYDTGIGEWDKLTVQYSYGTPEENETEKDFLLRIIKKAEYENLQFISDSDARATTGAHADAHLWDGGENAVTELNRMMKVREVAMNQFGVNNVADGQPLSVLEDVFVPVYFSHRYQVEAASKLVGGMRYSYAMKKDQAFEYVSKSEQKSALSALLNTLKVEQLAIPQGVLSLFPPRAYGYNRDRESFKSQTGVAFDPVAAAATSADVTLDFLLNSTRLNRVAQQAIYDEDALNLEEVLDQTTELVTNQRYRSAYEKLIKTRLEEQLLLKYLGLLSSRATTATVAAGVYQQVLELYDRYDGSKDANDQFLAAMIEDYRLHPENYEAAVVPGIPDGSPIGSCGM
- a CDS encoding endonuclease domain-containing protein, yielding MRNHNILPYSPAARDLSKRLRIKMTITEKLFWEQVKQSKLGVVVRRQMPILDYVVDFYIKEIGLAIELDGFSHDNNVLEDGKRQGRIEELGVTFIRFRNEQIQKNMDEVLLELKGLIADLKK
- a CDS encoding NAD(P)/FAD-dependent oxidoreductase translates to MIKEIQLRVSLPEEEQDPNLTKRAAAFLVEDASKINGVVVLRKSIDARKKVVVFNYKLAVYINEELPKESEYHFDYQDVSSAKEIHIIGFGPAGMYAALRCIELGYKPIVLERGKDVQKRRRDIKAINQDHVVNADSNYCFGEGGAGTYSDGKLYTRSLKRGDVRRIFENLVFHGATHEILVDAHPHIGTNKLPKIIQRIRETILNYGGEIHFETKVTDFEIKDQKIRAIILDNGHEMAVERVILATGHSARDIFHLLDKKKIEIEAKSFAMGVRVEHPQHIIDSIQYNCGMERPDLLPAASYSLVQQVKGRGVYSFCMCPGGFIVPAATEDGEVVVNGMSPSRRNNKFANSGIVVEINAEEDLRSFAQYGALAGLEFQKSLERISYTAGGRSQTAPAQRLTDFVEGKLSSSLNECSYQPGLLSAPLHSLLPKHLGSRLRKGFQAFGDKMHGYNTNEANIVGVESRTSSPVKIPRNDTLEHPQISNLFPCGEGGGYAGGIVSAAMDGERCAEAAVSGI
- a CDS encoding serine hydrolase domain-containing protein — translated: MKNTYFFLLVIIVQFTNAQDYYFPERNESWQPISPVEASIDSNKLDAVIAFAKANEYSGSRDLRIAILEGFKSEPFHEIQGPTKKRGGPAGMILKNGKLVTQWGDTKRVDMTFSVTKSFLSTVAGLAVDQGLIANVDDKVQSYVWDDTFAGRHNSQITWSQLLQQNSAWQGTLFGGQDWADRPPREGGIDDWKYAKPATPGTVMEYNDVRVNVLAYSLLQVWRQPLPQVLKEHVMDRIGASTTWRWYGYKDAWVDVDGLQMKSVTGGGHSGAGMFINTEDMARFGMLFLKNGKWNDQQLISSEWIDAAITPSQPNVNYGFMWWLNQKGPRHWNGVGEDVFYAAGFGGNFIVVDRKNDLVVVTRWLEPSKIGVFMKNLIDAF